The window GGGGGACCCCCAACTAAAAAAACTGTATAAAAAAACTGTATGCAGTTTAATAGAAACACTCTTTTTGGCTCTTTTGGTCTGTGGGGGAATCTTGAAAAGTTTTAGtgagaaaagagagagacatAGATGTGTCCCTTTACAATTGCTTCCTATTGCTTCAACAAAGTTTCTTTTGGGTGTTTGTGGAATCATCACATGTCTGCCTTTCTGTCTAGCTACTGTTATAATAATGCCAATGACCATCAGTTTCCTATACCATGCCATCTAGAGTCTAGACCCCACCCTATGTTTACTACTGGATCTAAAGACTTGATTAAAACTTGCATCATTCATAGCATTTTTACAAAGAAGGTGTAAAGACAAGGATAAAGAGAAGCTTTATTCATCTAAACTTAAGCTGATCTTGTAAAAGAAACTTAGTATAGTGATGACTCAAGTAAGATGATCAGATGCAAGATCATGCTGTACCTGTCTAGAAGAAGCGTTGAGTATAGAGACACAATTTGAGAAAAAGATGGTAGCATAAATTATCCAAAACTCGAGTTTATACTGAGAAAAGTCATTAATACACCAAAATTAAGAAGCTGAGGGTCCAAAAGAGTGTGAAAAGACACAAAGCATTAAAGAAACTAAAGTTTAGAAGAAAAAACGATCTCTCAAATTCATCCCTTCTTCAAAAACACCTCTTAAGCTCCAATGATCTCAGTAGGTTCCTCGGCAGCAGTCTCATCGGCTGGCCTGTCTACCTTCACACCAACATCCTCTGCTGTGTAGTCTCCGTGAACCTACACagaatttataaacaaaacaatttgatttgttctttataaaaaatcaaaacaggATGTGTTGTTAGGGTGATTTATACTCACCTCCATGAGCTTTCCAAGGTCGAATTTGGGAGCCTTGAGGATCTTGACTTTACGGATGAAAACATTCTGAAGAGGATAGATGCCCTGAGTCGCCTTCTCAATATCCTTCCCAATAGCTTCGGGAATAAACTTGGCAACAAGCTCCTTGAGGTCACAAGACGAAGCTTCCTTGATCATGATCTCCCTCATCTTGCTGCGAATCTAAGGGAATGCAcacatacaaaaaaaagtttgaatgaTCAAAGAGATCAGAACTAAAGAGTTTGATATTAGTATGAATATATATACCTGACGGATTTGGCTGGATTGAGCATAGCAAGTTCTCTTGACTTGGTTAGCACGTCTCTTGGTGAAGGCGATGCAGAAAAGCCTCAGTGTGTAGTTATCAGTGGTTTTGACATCGACATGAGACTCGATCAAAGTCTGCCACTTTTTAACCAAGGACCTGAGCTTGTCGGTTGTGAAGTCCATACCCTAGAgatgaaaaaaagagagagagagtaagaaCTCAGGAGTGCGCCACAAGAAAAACATGAGACAATGTTCGAAATCTAATGTTTTAAATCATGTGTGCTTACCCAGAACTGGGTCAACACATTCCTGCCCTGGACATCTTCAGCTCTGAGACGGATCTTCCTGTAAGCGTGATCCTCATCACCTTGGAGATCAGCAAGAGAAACCTCGAAAACTCTGTGTTTCAAACCCTCTGATGCAATCTGGTATGTTTCAAAAGCACATATAGCAacaattcaaatatatataaaaggaTACATTCAATCTCAAAGTGAGCATATACAATACACTACAACATCACTACAATTCTCAAAGCTATGATTACTACAGTAACATCACAACATGAGATATACAACTGTCGGAATCAATCTAAGGAACCAGTAACATTACACTAATTGCCGACACAACATGAACTTGTAACCATACACTACAACATCATTAAATTCTCAAAGCTATGGTTTTGCAATTACTACAGAACCACATTACTAACAACTGTCGGAATCAATCTAAAGAACCATTTGCACTAAGTTCCGACAAACCTCACAGACTCTTACAAAGAATCTCAAAAGCTAAAGAGACAGTGAAACATGTTGTTACCTTGGTACCCTGAGTTCTAGAAACAAGTGTCTTTCCGACATTTCTGTTATTGAAGTTGGAGGGAGCCTTGATGTCATACCAATCCTTCTTGGAGAAAGGATCAACACTGCAATCAttcaattagaaaaaaaaaacaaatcaaattacAAAACTCAATTGAATTAAAGAGCTTTCAAAAGATGTATAAATAATAACActtacatcttcttcttccctccCTTTCTTCCTTTAGAGATTCTCTTGTTCTTCCCGACGGCCATGGCTGAGGATAATTAGCTCGACGACGAAAGCAAACAGAAGAAGATGTAACTTCTACGGCGGCTTGTTGTGTTTTAAACCTGCGTATTAGGGTTTTGAGTTTCTTTCGTTGGACACGATGAGATCGAACAGTTTGGGCTTTTCAAAGTAATTTACATAAGGCTCAATTAAAAGgcccaaatatatatttacttgtgAAAAAAGAGGTAACAAAAAATGGTAATATTTGATACTTgtgtttgattaaaaaaaaataaaaattcaatctttggatacaaaacaaaagaagttaTACAAAAGTTGTATTAGATAAATCAGTTGATAAATATAATTGTTAGTCTAGTAAACCATGTAATATGTGAATCAATGTATAATAAACTCAAGAGACAACAACAAGTTTAAACCAACAAATGTGAGACTGTAAaattagttcaaaaaaaaatgtgagactACATAGATTAAATGTGGTTCTTCTGGTTCTTTTTGTTAGAATTTAATTAGCTCGATTAAACACCTCTAGTAAAAGCGTGTAGCTGGGAGTCAATGTATATAATAAACCAAGAgcaaagatgaaaaaaaaattataataacaaTGACAACAAAAAGCCAAACAAATAAATGTGAGCAAGCGTTTTTCATTCCTTTTGTGGTCTCTAATGAACTTAAGAAAGTTTCAAGCTTCTTAAAGCAGACGAGAGGAGGTTGAGTTTGGCCGGAGATTTTTGCTTGTACTCTTTCTCCAAAGCA is drawn from Brassica rapa cultivar Chiifu-401-42 chromosome A05, CAAS_Brap_v3.01, whole genome shotgun sequence and contains these coding sequences:
- the LOC103849149 gene encoding 40S ribosomal protein S3a-2 translates to MAVGKNKRISKGRKGGKKKIVDPFSKKDWYDIKAPSNFNNRNVGKTLVSRTQGTKIASEGLKHRVFEVSLADLQGDEDHAYRKIRLRAEDVQGRNVLTQFWGMDFTTDKLRSLVKKWQTLIESHVDVKTTDNYTLRLFCIAFTKRRANQVKRTCYAQSSQIRQIRSKMREIMIKEASSCDLKELVAKFIPEAIGKDIEKATQGIYPLQNVFIRKVKILKAPKFDLGKLMEVHGDYTAEDVGVKVDRPADETAAEEPTEIIGA